One window of the Epinephelus moara isolate mb chromosome 24, YSFRI_EMoa_1.0, whole genome shotgun sequence genome contains the following:
- the utp3 gene encoding something about silencing protein 10, protein MVRAKRAVKIQRPKKTQRYDEDDPEAYKNMPVPDKKSSQYTKDKIDEFHDEKIAKLLASGVQMESDDEELDDEEEVMALDDSESEDDDEVEEEEEEGEEGTDMESDLEGKKEEDLPNEMAWGKKKKMFYDTDYVTTKGKSQEELEAEEQEEEEEAKNIQNRLAANLSEEDYDLNFFQEFAVEEKEENKTEQKEERIVKDLQQMSQKEKMKLLKKESPELLELIQDFKAKLKELKDELQPLVQMVKDGKIPPGKGADYLKTKQQLYLNYCTNISFYLVLKAKRIPVHNHPVIERLLTYRNLINELGSVDARLAPQLRKLLAGEEKDETTSRAAVGKKTRVSSKKEKDSEETLPEVEEDSDSDLDEEAALRFYREVEQRSKLKRKGDEPEAEELEEDEDEEEDPDAKRGITYQMAKNKGLTPKRKKIDRNPRVKHREKFRRAKIRRKGQVREVRREEKRYSGERSGIRAGVKKSVKLK, encoded by the exons ATGGTTCGAGCGAAAAG GGCTGTGAAGATACAAAGGCCCAAGAAGACACAGCGATATGATGAAGATGACCCTGAAGCCTACAAGAACATGCCTGTACCTGATAAG AAATCGTCACAGTACACAAAGGACAAAATCGATGAGTTTCACGATGAGAAGATTGCA AAACTTCTCGCCAGCGGTGTTCAGATGGAGAGCGACGACGAGGAACTGGATGATGAG GAGGAAGTGATGGCCCTGGATGATTCGGAgtcagaggatgatgatgaggtggaggaggaagaagaggagggagaggaggggacagACATGGAGAGTGATCTcgaggggaaaaaagaagaag ATCTTCCTAATGAGATGGCGtggggaaagaagaagaagatgttcTATGACACGGACTATGTGACCACCA AGGGGAAATCTCAAGAAGAGCTGGAAGCTGAGgaacaagaggaagaagaagaagctaaaAATATCCAGAATCGTTTGGCTGCTAATCTGAGCGAGGAGGATTATGATTTAAACTTTTTCCAG GAATTTGctgtggaggagaaggaggaaaacAAGACTGagcagaaagaggagaggattGTGAAAGACCTGCAGCAGATGTCCCAGAAGGAAAAAATGAAACTATTGAAAAAGGAGTCACCAGAGCTGCTCGAGCTTATTCAGGACTTCAAGGCAAAG CTTAAAGAACTGAAGGATGAGCTGCAGCCCCTCGTACAGATGGTGAAGGACGGAAAGATCCCACCAGGAAAG GGTGCTGACTACCTCAAGACAAAACAGCAGCTATATCTCAA TTACTGCACGAACATCAGTTTCTACTTGGTGCTGAAAGCAAAACGGATCCCTGTTCATAACCACCCAGTGATTGAAAGGCTGCTCACCTACAGAAAC CTCATCAATGAACTCGGTTCAGTAGATGCTCGTCTTGCACCTCAGCTTCGCAAGCTACTAGCTGGTGAGGAGAAGGATGAGACcaccagcagagcagcagtgggCAAAAAGACCAGAGTGTCCAGTAAAAAGGAAAAG GATTCTGAGGAAACTCTGCCTGAGGTCGAGGAGGATTCAGACTCCGACCTGGACGAGGAGGCGGCTCTGCGTTTCTACAGAGAGGTGGAGCAGCGGTCCAAACTGAAGAGAAAGGGCGACGAGCCAGAGGCTGAAGA GttggaggaggatgaagatgaggaggaggatccCGATGCTAAGAGAGGAATCACTTACCAG ATGGCCAAGAACAAAGGGCTCAcaccaaagaggaagaaaattgATCGTAATCCCAGAGTCAAGCACAGAGAGAAGTTCAGACGGGCCAAAATCCGCCGAAAGGGCCAG GTGCGTGAGGTTCGTCGGGAGGAGAAGAGATACAGTGGCGAGCGGTCTGGTATTCGTGCTGGTGTCAAGAAGAGCGTCAAACTTAAGTAA